A region from the Acidimicrobiales bacterium genome encodes:
- a CDS encoding class I SAM-dependent methyltransferase: MPAPNWFFRFMYDRESAAWERGRDEPANRELVQRTAEVLATVVAPPGPVADLGCGPGAHALALARRGYDVVGLDGSPRMVKVARTRAARDKIDAKFDVHDVRAPLRFADASVGGVLAILVVQHLPHPGAFIAEIRRCLRPGGHVMITAPARERRPVTYQNLYWRLRAACFHLVPGVVRFYDTYSLPRLVEDQGLTVIECSSEPGRVNLVARA; this comes from the coding sequence GTGCCCGCGCCGAACTGGTTCTTTCGGTTCATGTACGACCGTGAGAGCGCAGCCTGGGAACGGGGACGCGACGAGCCAGCTAACCGTGAGTTGGTCCAGCGGACCGCAGAAGTGCTCGCGACCGTGGTCGCACCGCCCGGACCTGTCGCCGACCTCGGCTGCGGCCCCGGCGCGCACGCCCTGGCACTCGCGAGACGCGGTTATGACGTCGTGGGTCTCGACGGGTCACCACGCATGGTCAAGGTCGCTCGGACACGAGCAGCCCGCGACAAGATCGACGCGAAGTTCGACGTTCACGATGTCAGAGCGCCGTTGCGCTTCGCGGACGCATCAGTCGGGGGTGTCCTTGCGATCCTCGTCGTACAGCACCTCCCCCATCCCGGAGCCTTCATCGCCGAGATACGGCGATGCCTTCGGCCCGGCGGGCACGTAATGATCACCGCTCCGGCCCGAGAGAGAAGACCGGTCACCTACCAGAATCTGTACTGGCGGCTACGCGCGGCGTGCTTCCACCTGGTTCCCGGCGTCGTCCGGTTCTACGACACGTACTCCTTGCCTCGTCTAGTCGAGGACCAGGGCCTAACTGTCATCGAATGCAGCAGCGAACCCGGTCGCGTGAACTTGGTGGCTCGCGCCTAA
- a CDS encoding QsdR family transcriptional regulator: MYRLETALARQLATDRPHRPSALDAFEAARKRFIAGERIEMGALADEIGTTRVTLHRWVGSRDQLLGEVLWSLAEPTLRQARGATRRRGGKGIADAFGHFLQAVHDAPFFRTFLEREPEIALRVLTTKNSALQGHLVETMRDMLAAELTAGRLDPPMGLDDLAYIIIRLGESFMYTDIITGGNPDPDKARRAVLALLR, translated from the coding sequence ATGTATCGTCTAGAAACTGCCCTGGCTCGCCAACTCGCGACAGATCGACCTCACCGGCCGAGCGCCCTGGACGCCTTTGAGGCAGCCCGCAAGCGGTTCATCGCCGGTGAACGGATCGAGATGGGCGCGCTAGCTGATGAGATCGGCACCACCCGGGTCACCCTCCACCGATGGGTTGGCAGCCGCGATCAGCTGCTGGGCGAGGTCCTCTGGTCACTAGCCGAGCCGACACTGCGTCAAGCCCGGGGAGCTACCCGCCGCCGGGGCGGCAAGGGCATTGCCGACGCTTTCGGCCACTTCCTACAGGCCGTCCATGATGCACCCTTCTTTCGCACATTTCTCGAACGTGAACCCGAGATCGCACTGCGCGTCCTCACCACCAAGAACTCAGCCCTGCAAGGCCATCTGGTCGAAACGATGCGAGACATGCTGGCCGCCGAACTCACGGCCGGACGGCTCGATCCCCCCATGGGCCTCGACGACCTCGCCTACATCATCATCCGGCTAGGCGAATCGTTCATGTACACCGACATCATCACCGGAGGTAACCCGGATCCTGACAAGGCCCGCCGAGCCGTCCTCGCCCTCCTGCGCTAA
- a CDS encoding EAL domain-containing protein, whose translation MAVSAVSRWIRSGLEWLPRGQSLSEDVWRVRHRTLSYLLRFHIAVVLVFALARGYSIGQASVYAAIIAVFALLSASDPRRRGFVSAMNALGLVTSSAVLVDLSGGVIEMHFHFFVIVGILTLYQDWLPFLLAIGFVVVHHGVFGAIDPKAVYDHPSAINEPLEWALIHGFFVLAASAASVVAWKLNEEQAFRDALTKLPNRALFQDRVSHALARTDRHPGALAVLFIDLDGFKDVNDSLGHSAGDHLLCEVADRLRGCLRNADTAARLGGDEFAVLLEDLNETDDAAAVADRILDALSVPFVIGGRDTMVGASIGIAMNTSLDDTESLLRNADVAMYSVKASGRARYDFYAMEMLSSVVDKVELAQQLRIAVERDEFVVFYQPMVEMVSGEVLGLEALLRWQHPTRGLLLPSEFIEIAEETGTIVSIGDRVLATACQQVMAWNGSLSGRNLKVSVNLSPTQVLQAGIVDSVKRVLDESGLDPESLVLELTEAVMVRDTDLAFRRLQELKELGVRLAIDDFGTGYSSLSYLRQVPFDILKIDKEFIDGLTSGVTDTALTKTILSLADTLGMFSVAEGVEERNQAVVLQGLGCRYAQGYLFSKPLPAADIERLLVSRDSTLLEGVESQ comes from the coding sequence GTGGCGGTCTCTGCCGTGTCCCGGTGGATCCGTTCGGGTTTGGAGTGGCTGCCGAGGGGACAATCGCTTAGCGAAGACGTTTGGCGGGTTCGGCACCGAACGTTGTCCTACCTGCTCCGGTTTCATATCGCAGTAGTCCTCGTGTTTGCCCTGGCACGCGGATACAGCATCGGTCAGGCGAGCGTGTATGCCGCGATCATTGCCGTCTTCGCACTGTTGTCGGCTTCGGACCCACGTCGACGGGGCTTCGTGTCCGCCATGAACGCTCTTGGGTTGGTTACGTCATCTGCCGTCTTGGTGGATCTCAGTGGCGGCGTGATCGAGATGCATTTCCATTTTTTCGTGATTGTCGGAATTCTCACGCTTTACCAGGACTGGCTTCCGTTCCTCCTGGCGATCGGATTCGTCGTCGTGCACCACGGGGTGTTCGGGGCGATCGATCCCAAAGCTGTATATGACCACCCCTCGGCCATCAACGAGCCACTCGAGTGGGCGTTGATCCACGGCTTCTTTGTTCTCGCGGCCAGCGCGGCCAGCGTGGTGGCTTGGAAGCTCAATGAGGAGCAAGCGTTCCGAGATGCGCTGACCAAACTTCCCAATCGGGCCTTGTTCCAGGATCGGGTCTCCCACGCGTTAGCCAGGACGGACCGGCATCCAGGCGCCCTTGCCGTGTTGTTCATCGACTTGGACGGATTCAAGGACGTCAATGACAGCCTGGGTCATAGTGCGGGTGACCATCTCCTTTGCGAGGTTGCGGATCGCCTCAGAGGCTGTTTGCGCAACGCCGACACAGCCGCGCGTCTCGGCGGGGACGAGTTCGCCGTACTTCTAGAGGATTTGAATGAAACAGACGATGCAGCTGCGGTCGCTGATCGGATACTTGACGCGCTTTCGGTTCCGTTCGTCATTGGCGGTCGGGACACCATGGTCGGGGCGAGCATCGGCATCGCGATGAACACATCGCTGGACGACACCGAGAGCCTGCTGCGCAACGCGGACGTCGCGATGTACTCAGTGAAGGCAAGTGGTCGGGCTCGTTACGACTTTTACGCGATGGAGATGCTCTCTTCGGTCGTCGACAAAGTAGAGCTCGCCCAGCAACTTCGGATCGCAGTTGAACGCGATGAATTCGTCGTCTTCTACCAGCCGATGGTCGAGATGGTGTCGGGCGAAGTGTTGGGCCTCGAGGCACTTTTGCGGTGGCAGCACCCCACTCGTGGGTTGCTGCTGCCCAGCGAATTTATCGAGATTGCCGAGGAGACCGGAACGATCGTGTCGATCGGTGACCGCGTACTCGCGACCGCATGCCAGCAGGTGATGGCTTGGAACGGCTCATTGAGCGGACGGAACTTGAAGGTTTCGGTCAACCTCTCGCCGACTCAGGTGTTGCAGGCCGGAATCGTCGACTCTGTCAAACGCGTTCTTGACGAATCGGGGCTCGACCCCGAGTCGCTGGTCCTAGAGCTTACGGAGGCTGTCATGGTCCGCGACACTGACCTGGCCTTCCGGCGTCTCCAAGAGCTGAAGGAGCTGGGTGTCAGGTTGGCCATCGACGACTTTGGTACCGGGTACTCCTCGCTTAGCTACCTCCGGCAGGTTCCGTTCGACATCTTGAAGATCGACAAGGAATTCATCGACGGATTAACCAGTGGTGTGACCGACACTGCGTTGACAAAGACCATACTCAGCCTGGCTGACACGCTAGGGATGTTCAGTGTCGCCGAGGGCGTGGAGGAGAGGAACCAGGCGGTCGTCCTACAGGGCCTTGGTTGCCGCTACGCCCAGGGATATCTGTTCTCGAAGCCGCTTCCGGCCGCGGACATCGAGCGCCTCCTGGTCAGTAGAGATTCGACGTTGCTCGAAGGAGTTGAATCCCAATGA
- a CDS encoding MarR family transcriptional regulator: MAATKPTAEVKPLTALEEAAWRAINRAVLVIPRVLDNDLLEAHGLNLTEYAVLFNLSEAPHRSLRMGDLANYLSITSGGLTRVVDRLSRQGLVERVRDESDGRGQMAVLTDTGFQRLERAWPTHLASARRHVMDHLSELDLAALAKAMEAVGNEDIGPPARRSPQPAS; this comes from the coding sequence GTGGCAGCGACGAAGCCGACAGCGGAGGTCAAGCCCCTAACGGCGCTGGAGGAGGCCGCCTGGCGCGCCATCAACCGCGCTGTACTGGTGATCCCCCGCGTCCTCGACAACGACCTCCTCGAAGCACACGGCCTGAACCTCACCGAGTACGCGGTGCTGTTCAACCTCTCCGAGGCTCCCCACCGGTCTCTCCGAATGGGTGACCTGGCGAACTACCTATCGATCACCAGCGGCGGACTCACTCGCGTCGTCGACCGTCTCTCTAGACAGGGCCTCGTCGAGCGCGTCCGGGACGAGTCAGACGGCCGCGGCCAGATGGCAGTTCTGACAGATACCGGTTTTCAACGACTCGAGCGCGCATGGCCCACGCACCTGGCAAGTGCCCGCAGGCACGTGATGGACCACCTTTCGGAACTCGACCTCGCCGCCTTAGCCAAGGCGATGGAAGCGGTCGGCAATGAAGACATTGGCCCCCCCGCACGGCGGTCACCGCAACCAGCATCCTGA